DNA sequence from the Flavobacterium lipolyticum genome:
GAAGTTGTCGATCTGGGTGCCGATAAATCAAGAATTGCAGAGGCTCAAAAAGCAGGATTGCAATCGGTTCCGGCTTTGGTAACGCCAAACGGAAATGTGCTTCATATTAATTTTGGCGCTTCTATAGCAGATGTAATTGGATAGATTCACTGTGAGAGGTGAGATGTAAAATGTAAATCGTATGAAAATAGCAGTGTGGGATACCTATGTAACCCGAAAAGACGGAACAGTAATGCATTTTGATATTCTGGTTGACGAACGTACGGTTGATGAAAACCAGATTTTTGAATATGGCAAAAAGTATCTTAAAACAGTAGCGCAGGAAGGGCAACCGCTGACCTCAAAAGAATGCAAATTTTGTCATATTGACAAGGCTCCTGAGACTGTGGAAAGTCAGATTCTTAAACAGGGATTTTCGATTATCGAAATGGAGAACTGTCATTAACTGATTCTTTAGTTTGGTATAAAAAAGGCTGAAACAATAACGTTTCAGCCTTTTTTTATCGGTGTTCGTAAAAAAAAATGATTTAACGAATAGAAACATAGATTTTAGTCAAATAAAGAAATCAAAAATGAAATTTATT
Encoded proteins:
- a CDS encoding DUF2024 family protein, producing MKIAVWDTYVTRKDGTVMHFDILVDERTVDENQIFEYGKKYLKTVAQEGQPLTSKECKFCHIDKAPETVESQILKQGFSIIEMENCH
- a CDS encoding thioredoxin family protein produces the protein MSKSIFYHAGCPVCISAEQDILSLINPAEVEVVDLGADKSRIAEAQKAGLQSVPALVTPNGNVLHINFGASIADVIG